The window TGGCGGCGATATAGTGAAAATGAGCAAGGTTTCTCAGGATGGTGAGAGTTATTATGGATTGGGAGATAAACCGAATCATTTAAACCTTAAAGGGAAAAGGTATGAGAACTGGGTAACCGATTCCTATGCATATGGAAAGAATACAGATCCAATTTATAAGGCTATTCCTTTTTATACCGGTTTGATAAATAAGAAGGCTTATGGTGTTTTTTTCGATAATACGTTCAGGTCCTTTTTCGATTTCGCTCAGGAGCGAAGAAATGTAACCAGTTTTTGGGCACAGGGAGGAGAAATGAACTATTACTTCATTTACGGACCTAAAATGACTGATGTGGTTGAGTATTATACGGATCTGACCGGAAAACCCCATCAGTTACCGCCGCTATGGGCATTAGGATTTCATCAGTGTAAATGGAGTTATTATCCAGAAAGTAAAGTAAAGGAGATTACAGGCACATTCCGGAAGCTACAGATTCCTTGTGATGCTATTTACCTGGATATAGATTATATGGATGGATTTCGGTGTTTTACATGGAATAAAGAGTATTTTCCCGATCCGAAGCGGATGGTTAGGGAACTGGAGGAGGAAGGCTTTAAAACCGTTGCTATTATAGACCCGGGAATTAAGATAGATAAAGATTACTGGGTATTTAAGGAAGGTCTGGAAAATGATTATTTCTGTAAAAGGGCAGACGGGCCTTATATGAAGGGTAAGGTTTGGCCGGGTGAATGTTATTTTCCGGATTTTACAAATCCAAAAGTCAGGGAGTGGTGGTCTGATCTGTTTAAGGGACTTATTGAAGATATAGGGATCAAGGGGGTTTGGAATGACATGAACGAGCCTGCAGTTATGGAGGTTCCGAATAAGACCTTTCCGAATGATGTAAGGCATAATTATGATGGTAACTATTGCAGTCACCGCAAAGCTCATAATGTTTATGGGATGCAGATGGCCAGGGCTACCTATCAGGGATTAAAAAAGTTCTCGTACCCTAAACGGCCTTTTGTGATTACCAGGGCAGCTTATTCGGGTACTCAAAGATATACTTCAACGTGGACAGGCGATAATATAGCTAACTGGGAGCATCTGTGGATTGCCAATATCCAGGTGCAGCGAATGGCTATGTCCGGGTTTTCGTTTGCCGGAAGTGATATTGGAGGATTTGCAGAACAACCGCATGGGGAGTTGTTTACAAGATGGATACAGCTGGGAATCTTTCATCCGTTTTTCAGGGTGCATTCTTCAGGAGATCACGGGCATCAGGAGCCTTGGGCTTTTGATGAGGATGTTACGGTAATCGTGAAGAAATTTATCGAACTCCGTTATCAGTTGTTGCCATATCTCTATACAGCATTCTGGAACTATGTTGAAAAAGGAACGCCATTGGTTAAGTCGTTGGTGATGTTTGACCAGGAAGATATGCATACTCATTATCGTACGGATGAATTTATATTCGGGGAGCATATTCTGGCTTGTCCGGTTTTGGAACCTAATGCAAAGGGAAGGCGGATGTACGTACCCCGGGGTAAATGGTATGATTTCTGGACAGATGAGATTGTTAAAGGAGGGAAAGAGATGTGGGTAGATGCAGACATAGACAGCA of the Zhouia spongiae genome contains:
- a CDS encoding glycoside hydrolase family 31 protein; the encoded protein is MITNTELEYKGNVFPSKIVSLDKDVDTLLFTTENDVALQIKVIRDSVLRFRYSTTGIFANDFSYAITKYANRGYNKLEIDEKEGVFVISTAKLICEVSKVDLKIRLFDAATQELINEDELGFHWEESYEHGGDIVKMSKVSQDGESYYGLGDKPNHLNLKGKRYENWVTDSYAYGKNTDPIYKAIPFYTGLINKKAYGVFFDNTFRSFFDFAQERRNVTSFWAQGGEMNYYFIYGPKMTDVVEYYTDLTGKPHQLPPLWALGFHQCKWSYYPESKVKEITGTFRKLQIPCDAIYLDIDYMDGFRCFTWNKEYFPDPKRMVRELEEEGFKTVAIIDPGIKIDKDYWVFKEGLENDYFCKRADGPYMKGKVWPGECYFPDFTNPKVREWWSDLFKGLIEDIGIKGVWNDMNEPAVMEVPNKTFPNDVRHNYDGNYCSHRKAHNVYGMQMARATYQGLKKFSYPKRPFVITRAAYSGTQRYTSTWTGDNIANWEHLWIANIQVQRMAMSGFSFAGSDIGGFAEQPHGELFTRWIQLGIFHPFFRVHSSGDHGHQEPWAFDEDVTVIVKKFIELRYQLLPYLYTAFWNYVEKGTPLVKSLVMFDQEDMHTHYRTDEFIFGEHILACPVLEPNAKGRRMYVPRGKWYDFWTDEIVKGGKEMWVDADIDSMPIFVKEGAVIPKYPVQQYVGEKDIEEVTLDIYYKKGKENSQFFDDAHDGYDYTKGRFSLRTFKLTGRKDQLIIQQHKEGTFKAAYKRFKIQIHGLPFEIRNIQLDNQTIQLDHLKINGWQTMVIDENFTELDLSGSL